One window from the genome of Phalacrocorax aristotelis chromosome 20, bGulAri2.1, whole genome shotgun sequence encodes:
- the RPS6KA1 gene encoding ribosomal protein S6 kinase alpha-1 isoform X6, which produces MPLAQLAEPWPNMELVQLDTENGQAAPEEGGNPPSKGEGVVKEINITHHVKEGSEKADPSQFELLKVLGQGSFGKVFLVRKITPPDSNHLYAMKVLKKATLKVRDRLRTKIERDILADVNHPFVVKLHYAFQTEGKLYLILDFLRGGDLFTRLSKEVMFTEEDVKFYLAELALGLDHLHSLGIIYRDLKPENILLDEEGHIKLTDFGLSKEAIDHEKKAYSFCGTVEYMAPEVVNRQGHSHSADWWSYGVLMFEMLTGSLPFQGKDRKETMTLILKAKLGMPQFLSSEAQSLLRALFKRNPANRLGSGPDGAEEIKRHPFYSTIDWNKLYRREIKPPFKPAVGQPDDTFYFDTEFTSRTPKDSPGIPPSAGAHQLFRGFSFVATGLMEDGKVKPAQSPLHSVVQQLHGKNIQFNDGYVVKEAIGVGSYSVCKRCIHKATNMEYAVKVIDKSKRDPSEEIEILLRYGQHPNIITLKDVYDDGKYVYLVTELMRGGELLDKILRQKFFSEREASSVLHTICKTVEYLHSQGVVHRDLKPSNILYVDESGNPESIRICDFGFAKQLRAENGLLMTPCYTANFVAPEVLKRQGYDEGCDIWSLGVLLYTMLAGCTPFANGPSDTPEEILTRIGGGKFSVSGGNWDTISDMAKDLVSKMLHVDPHQRLTAKQVLQHPWITQKDSLPQSQLNHQDVQLVKGAMAATYSALNSSKPSPQLKPIESSILAQRRVKKLPSTTL; this is translated from the exons GGCGAAGGTGTTGTGAAAGAAATCAACATCACGCACCATGTGAAGGAAGGCTCCGAGAAAGCCGATCCTTCGCAGTTTGAGCTCCTGAAGGTGCTGGGACAGGGCTCTTTCGGCAAG GTTTTCCTGGTGAGAAAAATAACACCGCCAGACAGTAACCACCTCTATGCCATGAAAGTGCTCAAGAAGGCAACATTGAAAG TGCGTGATCGATTAAGGACAAAAATAGAAAGGGACATCCTGGCTGATGTAAACCATCCCTTTGTGGTGAAACTCCACTATG CATTCCAGACGGAGGGGAAGCTGTATCTCATCTTGGATTTCCTCAGAGGAGGTGACCTTTTCACTCGGCTTTCCAAAGAG GTCATGTTCACTGAGGAGGACGTGAAGTTCTACCTAGCAGAGCTGGCTCTGGGGCTTGACCATTTGCACAGCCTGGGAATCATATACAGGGATCTCAAACCAGAGAA CATCCTCTTGGATGAAGAAGGGCACATCAAGCTCACAG ATTTTGGTTTGAGTAAGGAGGCGATAGACCATGAGAAGAAAGCCTATTCCTTCTGCGGGACAGTGGAATATATGGCACCAGAAGTTGTGAATCGCCAGGGCCACTCCCACAGTGCTGACTGGTGGTCGTACGGGGTGTTAATG TTTGAAATGCTCACCGGCTCGCTGCCCTTCCAGGGAAAGGATCGTAAGGAGACGATGACCCTCATCCTCAA AGCAAAGCTGGGCATGCCGCAGTTCCTGAGCTCTGAGGCACAGAGCCTCCTGCGAGCCCTTTTCAAAAGGAATCCCGCCAACCGATTAG GTTCTGGACCGGATGGGGCGGAAGAGATCAAGCGCCATCCTTTCTACTCGACCATTGACTGGAAT aagcTGTACCGCAGGGAAATCAAACCGCCCTTCAAGCCTGCAGTAGGCCAGCCAGACGACACCTTCTATTTTGACACAGAATTTACGTCACGCACACCAAAAG ATTCCCCAGGCATCCCCCCCAGCGCGGGGGCCCATCAGCTCTTCCGAGGCTTCAGTTTTGTGGCGACCGGATTGATGGAGGACGGCAAGGTGAAACCTGCCCAGTCACCCCTACATTCGGTCGTACAG CAGCTGCACGGCAAGAACATCCAGTTCAACGACGGCTACGTGGTGAAGGAGGCAATCGGCGTCGGCTCCTACTCAGTGTGTAAACGCTGCATTCATAAAGCAACCAACATGGAATACGCTGTCAAG GTTATTGACAAGAGCAAGAGAGACCCTTCTGAGGAAATAGAAATCCTGCTGCGATATGGGCAGCATCCAAACATCATCACCTTGAAAGAT GTGTACGACGATGGGAAGTACGTGTATCTGGTGACTGAGCTGATGAGGGGAGGGGAGCTGCTGGATAAAATCCTCAGACAGAAATTTTTCTCGGAGAGGGAAGCCAGTTCGGTCCTGCACACAATCTGTAAAACGGTGGAATATCTGCATTCCCAAGGG GTGGTTCACAGGGACTTGAAACCCAGCAATATTCTCTACGTGGATGAGTCAGGGAACCCCGAAAGCATTCGCATTTGTGACTTTGGCTTTGCCAAGCAGCTGAGGGCTGAGAATGGCCTCCTCATGACCCCCTGTTATACGGCAAACTTTGTGGCACCCGAG GTACTAAAACGCCAAGGCTATGACGAGGGCTGCGACATCTGGAGCCTGGGAGTTCTCCTGTATACGATGCTCGCAGG ctgcacTCCATTTGCAAACGGTCCCAGTGACACTCCAGAAGAGATCCTGACCCGGATAGGCGGGGGGAAGTTCTCCGTCAGTGGAGGCAATTGGGACACTATTTCTGACATGGCCAAG GATCTGGTGTCAAAGATGCTTCACGTAGATCCTCACCAGCGCCTAACAGCCAAGCAGGTCCTGCAGCATCCGTGGATAACCCAGAAGGACAGCTTACCCCAGAGCCAGCTGAATCACCAGGACGTTCAGCTCGTAAAG GGGGCGATGGCTGCCACCTACTCTGCACTGAACAGCTCCAAGCCAAGCCCCCAGCTGAAGCCCATCGAATCCTCCATTCTGGCACAGAGGCGGGTGAAGAAACTTCCTTCCACCACGCTGTGA
- the RPS6KA1 gene encoding ribosomal protein S6 kinase alpha-1 isoform X4, translating into MPLAQLAEPWPNMELVQLDTENGQAAPEEGGNPPSKAKSDISWIEKDLVDAADKGEGVVKEINITHHVKEGSEKADPSQFELLKVLGQGSFGKVFLVRKITPPDSNHLYAMKVLKKATLKVRDRLRTKIERDILADVNHPFVVKLHYAFQTEGKLYLILDFLRGGDLFTRLSKEVMFTEEDVKFYLAELALGLDHLHSLGIIYRDLKPENILLDEEGHIKLTDFGLSKEAIDHEKKAYSFCGTVEYMAPEVVNRQGHSHSADWWSYGVLMFEMLTGSLPFQGKDRKETMTLILKAKLGMPQFLSSEAQSLLRALFKRNPANRLGSGPDGAEEIKRHPFYSTIDWNKLYRREIKPPFKPAVGQPDDTFYFDTEFTSRTPKDSPGIPPSAGAHQLFRGFSFVATGLMEDGKVKPAQSPLHSVVQQLHGKNIQFNDGYVVKEAIGVGSYSVCKRCIHKATNMEYAVKVIDKSKRDPSEEIEILLRYGQHPNIITLKDVYDDGKYVYLVTELMRGGELLDKILRQKFFSEREASSVLHTICKTVEYLHSQGVVHRDLKPSNILYVDESGNPESIRICDFGFAKQLRAENGLLMTPCYTANFVAPEVLKRQGYDEGCDIWSLGVLLYTMLAGCTPFANGPSDTPEEILTRIGGGKFSVSGGNWDTISDMAKDLVSKMLHVDPHQRLTAKQVLQHPWITQKDSLPQSQLNHQDVQLVKGAMAATYSALNSSKPSPQLKPIESSILAQRRVKKLPSTTL; encoded by the exons GCAAAATCAGACATCAGTTGGATAGAGAAAGACCTTGTGGACGCGGCAGACAAG GGCGAAGGTGTTGTGAAAGAAATCAACATCACGCACCATGTGAAGGAAGGCTCCGAGAAAGCCGATCCTTCGCAGTTTGAGCTCCTGAAGGTGCTGGGACAGGGCTCTTTCGGCAAG GTTTTCCTGGTGAGAAAAATAACACCGCCAGACAGTAACCACCTCTATGCCATGAAAGTGCTCAAGAAGGCAACATTGAAAG TGCGTGATCGATTAAGGACAAAAATAGAAAGGGACATCCTGGCTGATGTAAACCATCCCTTTGTGGTGAAACTCCACTATG CATTCCAGACGGAGGGGAAGCTGTATCTCATCTTGGATTTCCTCAGAGGAGGTGACCTTTTCACTCGGCTTTCCAAAGAG GTCATGTTCACTGAGGAGGACGTGAAGTTCTACCTAGCAGAGCTGGCTCTGGGGCTTGACCATTTGCACAGCCTGGGAATCATATACAGGGATCTCAAACCAGAGAA CATCCTCTTGGATGAAGAAGGGCACATCAAGCTCACAG ATTTTGGTTTGAGTAAGGAGGCGATAGACCATGAGAAGAAAGCCTATTCCTTCTGCGGGACAGTGGAATATATGGCACCAGAAGTTGTGAATCGCCAGGGCCACTCCCACAGTGCTGACTGGTGGTCGTACGGGGTGTTAATG TTTGAAATGCTCACCGGCTCGCTGCCCTTCCAGGGAAAGGATCGTAAGGAGACGATGACCCTCATCCTCAA AGCAAAGCTGGGCATGCCGCAGTTCCTGAGCTCTGAGGCACAGAGCCTCCTGCGAGCCCTTTTCAAAAGGAATCCCGCCAACCGATTAG GTTCTGGACCGGATGGGGCGGAAGAGATCAAGCGCCATCCTTTCTACTCGACCATTGACTGGAAT aagcTGTACCGCAGGGAAATCAAACCGCCCTTCAAGCCTGCAGTAGGCCAGCCAGACGACACCTTCTATTTTGACACAGAATTTACGTCACGCACACCAAAAG ATTCCCCAGGCATCCCCCCCAGCGCGGGGGCCCATCAGCTCTTCCGAGGCTTCAGTTTTGTGGCGACCGGATTGATGGAGGACGGCAAGGTGAAACCTGCCCAGTCACCCCTACATTCGGTCGTACAG CAGCTGCACGGCAAGAACATCCAGTTCAACGACGGCTACGTGGTGAAGGAGGCAATCGGCGTCGGCTCCTACTCAGTGTGTAAACGCTGCATTCATAAAGCAACCAACATGGAATACGCTGTCAAG GTTATTGACAAGAGCAAGAGAGACCCTTCTGAGGAAATAGAAATCCTGCTGCGATATGGGCAGCATCCAAACATCATCACCTTGAAAGAT GTGTACGACGATGGGAAGTACGTGTATCTGGTGACTGAGCTGATGAGGGGAGGGGAGCTGCTGGATAAAATCCTCAGACAGAAATTTTTCTCGGAGAGGGAAGCCAGTTCGGTCCTGCACACAATCTGTAAAACGGTGGAATATCTGCATTCCCAAGGG GTGGTTCACAGGGACTTGAAACCCAGCAATATTCTCTACGTGGATGAGTCAGGGAACCCCGAAAGCATTCGCATTTGTGACTTTGGCTTTGCCAAGCAGCTGAGGGCTGAGAATGGCCTCCTCATGACCCCCTGTTATACGGCAAACTTTGTGGCACCCGAG GTACTAAAACGCCAAGGCTATGACGAGGGCTGCGACATCTGGAGCCTGGGAGTTCTCCTGTATACGATGCTCGCAGG ctgcacTCCATTTGCAAACGGTCCCAGTGACACTCCAGAAGAGATCCTGACCCGGATAGGCGGGGGGAAGTTCTCCGTCAGTGGAGGCAATTGGGACACTATTTCTGACATGGCCAAG GATCTGGTGTCAAAGATGCTTCACGTAGATCCTCACCAGCGCCTAACAGCCAAGCAGGTCCTGCAGCATCCGTGGATAACCCAGAAGGACAGCTTACCCCAGAGCCAGCTGAATCACCAGGACGTTCAGCTCGTAAAG GGGGCGATGGCTGCCACCTACTCTGCACTGAACAGCTCCAAGCCAAGCCCCCAGCTGAAGCCCATCGAATCCTCCATTCTGGCACAGAGGCGGGTGAAGAAACTTCCTTCCACCACGCTGTGA